The DNA region TGTTACTGAGACCGAGGTTCAGTAGCTTTAATTTAAGTCCACTATGTATAACGCTGTCAAATGATTTgcgaaaatcaacaaaacattgTATTGCTTGCTGactttacagtacatgtatttatcgaTAATGGTCTTAAGTATGAACATATGGTCAGTTGTCCTAGCCTTTTTTGTGAACCCTATTAGGCAGGGATTAATAGCGTTGTTTTCTTGTAGAAAGTTGTCGATTCTGTTGTTTAGAATGCTATTGAATCATTTTCCTAGGGAACTAGTAATGGTGATCCCTCCACAGgtacctggcacgattttttaaaactaacattatatatatatatatatatatatatatatattatagatattatatatatatgtatatcattggTTAAAAAtgttcgtgccaggtccctgttgATCCCTCTATAACTATTGGGGTCGGTGGTATCGTTTGATTTATAAATGGGCGTTATGTAGCCCTCACACCAAGATCGTGGATAAAAAACCCGTTGAAAGACAAGCGTTAAAGGTAGCAACTGACCTTGGCCATACTTCAACATCTCATTTGATATCTTGTCAAGACCAGTAGATTTGCTAGATTTAAGTTTCGAAATTGCGGAACTAATTTCTTTAAGTGTAATGCACTATATTATGTATGGCTACTACGATCGTAATATCCCATCATTAAGCTTCACATATTATTGAATCTTGGTGAGTTGCCATAAACGACAATACCAGTAGAACTTCGTGTTTGTAGACTATGCTCATTTATTTGTAACTAATTCTCTGACCCCTTTCACATGGTGGAATAGCATGAATTACATGGTGTAATTCGACTCTGATTGTAGCTGTGATCGCACCGTAAATTGTAATAGTAGTCGTTGTATTGTTTTCCCTCAAAAGAAGGTATAGCCTCCTGAACTATTATCATAGGGAGTCGACCTTCACTAAAAGAAATGATTCCGTAGTACCGTAAGAAATACCAACGACCAGTGCCTGGCAACCATTCACGTGAACTACAACGTGAactcttaaaggcccactacctttccggagcaaaatttaaaggtttcttaaaaacattaataacaaaagaaaatatatatcgatggcttaaaatgaggttacaacaccaaacatatgcaagatttcctgtctaatgtacgataacagtggagattcatttcgctgttttgccgtctagcgcagtgatagttaactaccgcgcggcatttaagacgacggcgggaaacataaaacgacccgcgttatgaaaattaacattttatttattctaattaaacagttctgaaggtgatgataagtgtgctagtaaacgtatagttaataaatcctgcgactctacaaaattattgatctcgttttacattcctatttcaaaaattaaaagccgtttcggaaaggtagtggccctttaaaggatttgtgcagccaaatttttttttaatacgtcaggatattgctttggatgaacgaaaaattaagtcccacccaacgaatcgcctagcttttagcgctatcggttggttttggtcgtgatttacgtgtagtgtcgactacggttcagagataatgagctaggcggtcacaCGTGGTCTTGTCatgtcacagtagtccgcggctacacaaggtaattAGCCCAGCTAttactatacatctatacaacacATACACGTATATGTACGTTAGATaaacaatttgagtttttcgaatAAACGGTtgttctagctttatgatgtagatattttcagtttcaaaacattccatttcaaacattcaaacaagcatatatctaattttatatttgataatcagtccaatttgatagcgatatcaaagtgatgttcggatcagtatggactgagatttagatagcatattatgtaaatttctgtgtaataaaagaACAGTATAAGATCTTAGTTCACTAAAAGAAATGATTCCGTAGTAGTACCGTAAGAAATACCAACGACCAGTGCCTGGCAACCATTCACGTGAACTACAACGTGAactcttaaaggcccactacctttccggagcaaaatttaaaggtttcttaaaaacattaataacaaaagaaaatatatatcgatggcttaaaatgaggttacaacaccaaacatatgcaagatttcctgtctaatgtacgataacagtggagattcatttcgctgttttgccgtctagcgcagtgatagttaactaccgcgcggcatttaagacgacggcgggaaacataaaacgacccgcgttatgaaaattaacattttatttattctaattaaacagttctgaaggtgatgataagtgtgctagtaaacgtatagttaataaatcctgcgactctacaaaattattgatctcgttttacattcctatttcaaaaattaaaagccgtttcggaaaggtagtggccctttaaaggatttgtgcagccaaattttttttaatacgtcaggatattgctttggatgaacgaaaaattaagtcccacccaacgaatcgcctagcttttagcgctatcggttggttttggtcgtgatttacgtgtagtgtcgactacggttcagagataatgagctaggcggtcacgtggtcttgtcatgtcacagtagtccgcggctacacaaggtaattAGCCCAGCTAttactatacatctatacaacacATACACGTATATGTACGTTAGATaaacaatttgagtttttcgaatAAACGGTtgttctagctttatgatgtagatattttcagtttcaaaacattccatttcaaacattcaaacaagcatatatctaattttatatttgataatcagtccaatttgatagcgatatcaaagtgatgttcggatcagtatggactgagatttagatagcatattatgtaaatttctgtgtaataaaagaacagtataatgtaacactatctttttacgagtaaaattccaaaatttagcatgaatatatctagaatccgtgtttttatttcaaacttctgccataacgatgcaaacacggcacaatttttgagtaaaaataaaatgtggacggttatcagttatgtgatattggagtaacagtaccgaacttataccgaaaatactatgtatatctatattgttgcctttgaaactttatccataacgtttactaaaaagcagaaatacatcaatgatatttctgatatatgtttctaaattacagtataagtgtagatttaaattcattatttcaaaatccttaaaatagtatagtcattgtcgatccttttgtatatcataccgagatgaacatttatcgtataatccaaaaagtatacatatagtgttcaaatgaaaaattacttgtatacgggaattataaatagatataatatcttgtaccttttcaaaaatatacttatagtgatatttaaacaggtatatttagtgtggcaatgctgtaacccttcttgtatgcctatacatgtagattcgaaacggtgaaaatacatgcttagaattttcacaatttttacgggagattgctatatgccacaaTTCCGTAATTAAGgttaaatctttagttgaaatagttcttagaaccatttttgtttctgaataagtcaacttccattattgttttaactgtgtacaacatatatatataatatgtaatatatataggtatgatcagggatattttatttccatttgcttttacatcttcattttaaaaatgtaggtgacaataaaaaaatctagagcatagatgtacgaggtttccataattcaaacacaatccaattaacggatgtcataacctgattgacagtaagacaatagcaaataccggatatagtccaccgaatagcaaattgcccgtgGCCAAGTAGTTACAGgagagttcgatgaatggcgttgtatacaggtaaacaacatcctggtccaggtattacataaccatcaaaccaaaggcatggctaattatatatctatatcgaagtatctactcgtatatcgattaaaaattgaaagcgaccgcacggtctgaaaaaaaaatagtttgttttgcttaatatctcaatatttagatcttttacaatatcaaaaataaattctttctatcATATGTtaaaacgttttacggtattgtaataaatgtatctcaatttattcggttagaaACACACAActcaatgtttgtaatgatcaatcatcagtgtgtacgtacgtcaagcatcatatcctcgatgctttaatcaaggatttctttacttgttacgtaagatttcattttacagtcacaaactttgtaattcacaatgtatcaaagatacagactacagggaAATATTATCTTATTAAAGCTttttcgttgctgaactcctcgacaaaaaaaaatccgaaacttttatttctgtgtggattttctttcataattacacgaagatacctgctattagcaGTGGCGTAGCTAGGTCTGGATAGGTCTGCATGCCTGGGGGTGCAGGGTGCGACAGCCCCCTGCTCTgggtccaggggcgaagccccggtagggggtatggggggcgaagccccccaaaagctgacgggaaattgttacaacgtagtaaccattttacttctttggtaactattaacgtatataccaatggttaaatggaggtAACGATATTTAGTTGATAACCattcaaaactatacacaaaatcagaactgtggtgattttttttatatacatataaatagtactatactagactcccctgacaaatgctcgaacaaaaaaacaacggatttttgtctgtaaaaattaaaatagtaagcaatgggagaattttgtgttatttcaactgatgaaaaacttatagcgaatattttaaacaaaattgatattaagTTTACGtaattgcgtaagaagggaccagtcctcgaccacctcaataaaaaaattaaacatagtATTTATGACCTATTTTTCTACATAGTCTGTGctatttctaacaattacaataacaattttttttcttaatcaacaatctgttcatgttctacaaaaataaaagtcaactatttcgtGAGTAGACACCGAAAATCATggattaacacgcgttttaacgggGCGGGAAGTGAACTAAAGTTGAAAAATTCACTTTGGCCAAGAACATATTGCAATTGCTATTTCAGTTGATTTGctatcatttaaatatagttatatgtttttagaatatttctcaCTTTTCATgcaatgttgtttattttggtattcgtaagtgtttcccgattcaaaatccacatttgcttgagggaatttggtgaagaagtctaatattgtcgtcgacaagattcaaacaatcaaatttaacaacttAATGCACgtggtaaccggaaatatatagactattctaataattttccagaatggccaatcttcaagtctgtcaaatgtgcacaaagttatgttaggcatacagttggacatacatgtatcatatgtatttatacgtaatttatatgttgtgtttgttctgactgtacaaaaatgtaagtcagattatttattgcatgcttgagcatgcaagcatgcacgggcgctacgccactgattagagcataaattagagtatttgaaacatcgaatttcactcttttagttatttacattcgagccaaagttattgtacgattaacttcactcaaaagtaatcataaaaaatagttgaccggcttttcctgtgaccgtcgatgtaagtgatagcacatcagttatagtacagctataagccacggactattatgacgtcacacggtttagagctagaaaatatgcataatcgggcggtcagaattttggacctcgatatcgacggctaacaggttattccggtcgcgtgggacacggagaggtttctatacgtgctaataaagccatttccggcataaactgaaattatcatttttgactgcacaaatcctacAATACTATACCaacaaatgcaaaaaaaaaagttgtttggCAGGAGATTGTACGATGGACCAAACAAGGAGTACCAAGGCATGTAACATTTTTAAGTCAgcattttaagaatatttctCAGAtgcaaaattgatattttacagtGTAATACGGGAACCCTATTTCCGAGCATCAAAATCGTCCGTTCAATAGCATAATACCTGTCATAGGTAAACTTGTAACTGTAAAGTGGAACCGAACGCTAAGATCAAAGCCTAACTACACCAGATGTAATTCATGCCAGTTCACCTTGTTCCAAAATGAAAACCTCTAACTTTAGATTGTAGAGCAGATGTAGGCCCGTGTGTCCACTAGATGTGAAGGGTTTTAGAAAGGTTATTGTTGAGGTGTATATATGTCGGTGGGCTTAGTCTGCTAACCACTTACTGCTGTTGGTATTTGGGGGTCCGTTCACGTTAGGCGGAAAACCTTAAAAGCAATAATAAACAtgcataaaaatgatataaacgGTTTCATCAAAAATGTGGTCTAATTTATCTTGGAGAAGAACAATACTTGGTATTCAAGTTTTACTAGGAAAAATATTGCTCatgaaaaacaagaaaaaaaatgctcATCAACCGGAAAACGAATCTTAGCGGAGAGATATATTACGTTACCGTTCTAAATATCCAAGGCGCTGTCCAGATGTGTGTATACAATGGAGGATGGTCTTATCATATGCTAAAATATTGGTACATCGGgttttggcaaaaaaaaaaaaaaaaaaatgctggcAATAGTTATGTCTGACGTCCAAAAATGTCGATTGTTCAGGGTACCGTTTTACAAAGAGGGTGTAACTTATTGACCTCtttgtgaaattaaaatataccTTTACTTTACGTAACCTGGAACAAATCTAATGACTATATCCTAAATGGACAAAGACAGAAAATTCTGATAAAAATACATTGGCCGTTTTCTTCAAAACACGCTTTGTAATAGAAAGTTGAACTTCGACGATAAAGAAATTACCAAACATATTCGTCATGACGTTACCCATCCCGTTGGCGAAGCTGGTCATCACATTCATTCCACCATTCATCATATTCATTCCACCATTCATCATATTCATTCCACCATTCATCATATTCACTCCGCTATTCATCATCATGTTCATCCCGTTTCCAGCCATAGTGTGTAACGAATTAATAATCGTCTGCCTGCCATCCCTCTCTGGCTCCAATGGTGCTGCCAGGGAGTCGCAGCAGAGAGCTACCACAATCAGTACTGATGAGAACATTGTTACCGACCTATGTGACGGACTTCACGTACAACGTTACTTATCTAAAAGGCTTGTTTTATATTCGATTTTCAACTGTGGCCTAAAAAGGTGACCTCTGGCAAAATGGAACAAACGGAATATTCCACCATTAGGCATTTAGGATACCAGTACATGAAGATTCCTCAAGTGTGCTTTGGCCCAAAGAAAAAccaacaaataaaacaacaattaccagtgtaaataatttgtgtGCATGTGTGTATAATTACTagtgtaaataatttgtgtacatgtgtgtataattactagtgtaaataatttgtgtGCATGTGTGTATAATTACTagtgtaaataatttgtgtGCATGTgtgtataattcaattttgcttgttacgagcattttcattggcttaaaaatttactttatcagcccataaaggaaaaaatggcgtcgccgtttataacgttgcttctgattggctgagatgacggcgtaatgatttcatagacaaaagagtcccaaaatgaattttgaatattgaagagattatctttagtaaattgaattataaggattaatttgaatatattttttatgttatggagatataacacaaaaatctgagtgtactctcatcataaaccgcttcgcggtttatttagagtacactcagatttttgtgttatatctccataacataaaaaatatattcaagttaatccttatataATTACTAGTGTAAATAATTTGCGTGCATGCGTGTATAATTACTagtgtaaataatttgtgtGCATAATTACCagtgtaaataatttgtgtGCATGTGTGTATAATTACCagtgtaaataatttgtgtGCATGTGTGTATACTTACTagtgtaaataaatatatcacatgATGGAATACGTCACAAGTCAGAAATCGTACTACTGACATTGTATCTCATTTAGCAGGATTTGACGTTTAGGATAGTAGGTCGATCTCTGGTTAGCGTGATCCAGTCCTTGTCTTATGTCAAGCCACAACAGATATCTGATAGGTCATAGACATTTGGTGCCTCACACCAAACCCTATATGTCACAGGGCATCGACATGTCTAAGAGGACATTTACCTAGtagtaatatgaaaatataacagaCTTACTTCAATACACTGTACAAGCAAATAGCAAGTCGTCTTTCTTCTGTTCTAAAAAAAACTTCGTTATGAAGTGAAGAGTTTAGACTCGCAGACATGGGAGGACAGATGCATGTAAACACGATCATCATTATTGCCTGATAGTTGTATACAGGAATCGcaaagatacatgtagatatgcttttctttttataaatgagTACAAGAATCAGAGACAATTTTAGTTATTGGACTCCTCAATATCTAATTTGAGTGCGAGTATAAGAAGTAGATTAACGGTATGTAGATTACAAGAAAACATAGTGTATAAAAACAAATCCTTGGTTGTTGGTGTATTTCAGGTTGTCAACCCATTCAATATCTTGTATGAAAATGATTCTCCTTATTTCTTGTGAATTAAATACATAAGcaaatgtttgataaaatgttagaaaagtagtgggcctttaaagtgaatagtcgggcaaagaaaaccagtctaaatgcgttcattggccttccaaaagttctcacatattaatacgacggtcaagttagTAAAGAAAAgctgaaagcattgaaagcgaggctgcgtggaaatgtaaccacggacattgtgagccgggaggacgttttagaatttccatactttaaattaatttcttcgtacgcagacagattttgacgagacattttatttttccatttcataagaaattatactggatacattcacaccatttttaccgactttagccatccttgcccgactgttcactttaagcgtatatctaaaataaaataacaaaattgaaaatgaatttacCATAGTTTTATTTCCTCTGTCTATGTACAGAACAGACAGTTATATCATTAAGTGAAACACACAGGGAGTACACTAATCTGAACAAGCTGGCAACACACGTCCCAACACTGAACAAGCTGCCAACACACGTCCCAACACTGAACAAGCTGCCAACACACGTCCCAACACTGAACAAGATGGCAACACACGTCCCAACACTGAACAAGCTGGCAACACACGTCCCAACACTGAACAAGCTGGCAACACACGTCCTAACACCGAACAAGCTGGCAACACACGTCCCAACACTGAACAAGCTGGCACACACGTCCAAACACTGAACAAGCTGGTAACACACGTCCCAACACTTAACAAGCTGGCAACACACGTCCCAACACTGAACAAGCTGGCAACACAAGCTGGTTATCTGtacctataacataatatagtataatggtatgttggttatctatacctataacataatacagtataatggtatgttggttatctatgtccctataacataatacagtataatggtatgtgggttatctatacctataacataatacagtataatggtatgtgggttatctatgtccctataacataatacagtataatggtatgtgggTTATCTATTACcaataacataatacagtataatggtatgtgggttatctatacctataacataatacagtataatggtatgtaggttatctatgtccctataacataatacagtataatggtatgtgggttatctatgtccctataacataatacagtataatggtatgttggttatctatgtccctataacataatacagtataatggtatgttggttatctatgtccctataacataatacagtataatggtatgttggttatctatacctataacataatacagtataatggtatgtgggttatctatgtccctataacataatacagtataatggtatgtgggttatctatacctataacataatacagtataatggtatgtgggttatctatgtccctataacataatacagtataatggtatgttggttatctatacctataacataatacagtataatggtatgtgggttatctatgtccctataacataatacagtataatggtatgttggttatctatacctataacataatacagtataatggtatgtgggttatctatgtccctataacataatacagtataatggtatgttggttatctatgtccctataacataatacagtataatggtatgttggttatctatacctataacataatacagtataatggtatgttggttatctatgtccctataacataatacagtataatggtatgttggttatctatgtccctataacataatacagtataatggtatgtgggttatctatacctataacataatacagtataatggtatgtgggttatctatgtccctataacataatacagtataatggtatgttggttatctatacctataacataatacagtataatggtatgttggttatctatgtccctataacataatacagtataatggtatgttggttatctatacctataacataatacagtataatggtatgttggttatctatgtacctataacataatacagtataatggtatgttggtATCTATCCTataaataatacagtataatgtatgggttatctatacctataacataatacagtataatggtatgttggttatctatacctataacataatacagtataatggtatgttggttatctatgtccctataacataatacagtataatggtatgtgggttatctatgtccctataacataatacagtataatggtatgtggttatctatcctataacataatacagtataatggtatgtggttatctatgtccctataacataatacagtataatggtatgttggttatctatacctataacataatacagtataatggtacgtgggttatctatgtccctataacataatacagtataatggtatgttggttatctatgtccctataacataatacagtataatggtatgtgggttatctatacctataacataatacagtataatggtatgttggttatctatgtccctataacataatacagtataatggtatgtgggttatctatacctataacataatacagtataatggtatgttggttatctatgtccctataacataatacagtataatggtatgtgggttatctatgtccctataacataatacagtataatggtatgtgggttatctatacctataacataatacagtataatggtatgttggttatctatgtccctataacataatacagtataatggtatgtgggttatctatgtccctataacataatacagtataatggtatgtgggttatctatgtccctataacataatacagtataatggtatgttggttatctatgtccctataacataatacagtataatggtatgtgggTTATCTAtgtcctataacataatacagtataatggtatgtgggttatctatgtccctataacataatacagtataatggtatgtgggttatctatcctataacataatacagtataatggtatgtggttatctatacctataacataatacagtataatggtatgttggttatctatgtccctataacataatacagtataatggtatgttggttatctatacctataacataatacagtataatggtatgttggttatctatacctataacataatacagtataatggtatgtgggttatctatgtccctataacataatacagtataatggtatgtgggttatctatacctataacataatacagtataatggtatgttggttatctatacctataacataatacagtataatggtatgttggttatctatacctataacataatacagtataatggtatgttggttatctatgtccctataacataatacagtataatggtatgttggttatctatacctataacataatacagtataatggtatgttggttatctatgtccctatataacataatacagtataatggtatgttggttatctatacctataacataatacagtataatggtatgttggttatctatgtccctataacataatacagtataatggtatgtgggttatctatacctataacataatacagtataatggtatgttggttatctatgtccctataacataatacagtataatggtatgttggttatctatacctataacataatacagtataatggtatgttggttatctatgtccctataacataatacagtataatggtatgtgggttatctatgtccctataacataatacagtataatggtatgttggttatctatgtccctataacataatacagtataatggtatgtaggttatctatgtccctataacataatacagtataatggaatgttggttatctatgtccctataacataatacagtataatggtatgtgggttatctatacctataacataatacagtataatggtatgtgggttatctatgtccctataacataatacagtataatggtatgttggttatctatacctataacataatacagtataatggtatgtgggttatctatacctataacataatacagtataatggtatgtgggttatctatgtccctataacataatacagtataatggtatgttggttatctatgtccctataacataatacagtataatggtatgttggttatctatgtccctataacataatacagtataatggtatgttggttatctatgtccctataacataatacagtataatggtatgtaggttatctatgtccctataacataatacagtataatggtatgttggttatctatgtccctataacataatacagtataatggtatgtgggttatctatacctataacataatacagtataatggtatgttggttatctatacctataacataatacagtataatggtatgtgggttatctatgtccctataacataatacagtataatggtatgttggttatctatacctataacataatacagtataatggtatgttggttatctatacctataacataatacagtataatggtatgttggttatctatacctataacataatacagta from Argopecten irradians isolate NY chromosome 5, Ai_NY, whole genome shotgun sequence includes:
- the LOC138322703 gene encoding uncharacterized protein yields the protein MFSSVLIVVALCCDSLAAPLEPERDGRQTIINSLHTMAGNGMNMMMNSGVNMMNGGMNMMNGGMNMMNGGMNVMTSFANGMGNVMTNMFGFPPNVNGPPNTNSNTNWANVFIGGHQQMTAKPTQAPSTVAPTTVTMATKHWIAFGKK